In Lolium perenne isolate Kyuss_39 chromosome 5, Kyuss_2.0, whole genome shotgun sequence, the sequence ggtttgggagagggggtggtcggccactatggggtgcggccaaggctttggcttgaggtggccggcccctccccttgtccctcattatataggtggaacacccaagagttggtctacaagtcttcgaataagaccccaaaccaaaaccttccatatgacatgaaacctacccaaggtgggattcccacttgaggtgggattcccacctttccttgggagggggtggccggccaccataggtggagtccacctgggactccaccccctagggctaGCCGGCcaagctaggtggagtccctccaggactccgccttccatagtgatttcttccggacttttctagaactttccaTAAATGCACTGAATCATTTTCAaactataaaatgacttcctatagatgaatcttattctccggaccattccggaactcctcgtgatgtcctgtatcccatccgagactccgaacaaaacttcaaactccattccatatattcaatatctactaatacgacatcaaaccttaagtgtgtcaccctacggttcgcgaactatgtagacatggttgagacctctctccaaccaataaccaatagcgggatctggagatccataatggctcccacatattcaacgatgacttagtgatcgaatgaaccattcacatatgataccgattccctttgtcacacgatattttacttgtccgaggtttgatcatcggtatctctataccttgttcaacctcgtttcctgacaagtactctttactcgtactgtggtatgtggtctcttatgaaccattcatatgcttgcaagctattagacgacattccaccgagagggcccaaagtatatctatccgtcatcgggatggacaaatcccactgttgatccatatgcctcaactcatactttccggatacttaatcccacctttataaccacccatttacgcagtggcgtttgatgtaatcaaagtacctttctggtataagtgatttacatgatctcatggtcgaaaggactaggtaactatgtatcgaaagcttatagcaaataacttattgacgagatcttatgctacgcttaattgggtgtatccattacatcattcatataatgatataaccttgttatgaataacatccaatgttcatgatcatgaaactatgatcatctattaatcaacaagctagttaagaggcttactagggactcattgttgtttacataacacacatgtatcaatgtttcggttaatacaattatagcatgtatataaatatttatcataaacacaaagatatataataaccacttttattattacctcttgggcatatctccaacaatcaaTACGCTGAGGGGCTGGGCTGGCCGGCCCATACGCAGACGGCCCCGATATTTGGCCATCGGCGTATGGCACGGACGTCGGCACCTCGTGCCATTCACGTAGACTCTAGTGTATCTCTTTTGGCTCGTATGTGTGTAGATGCACCCACTGTTTTAAATATAtgttttaaaatgttaaaaaatctGAAAACAATTCTAGATGTACGTTCGGACATTTCATTACCGCACATAAATTTCACCAAAAAGTGAAATATTTATAACTTGTGCGAAAAAGATATTTTTTTGTTGCTCCAAAATAGCCTATCAGAGACCCAGCCCACAAAAAAGTCTCTTTCGCCGCAAAATTTCATGTATGAACATAACATATCCGGATGTATACccacatttgtttcagcacttagaAATACATTTAAAGTGCATTTTTCATAATAGATGCATTTAGACCTATTGCCAAACATTATTAGGAAAACAACTATAGCCGGCCGTGCTGTCTCCGGCGTGCCCAAACTGTTGTCCGCTGGTGCGATATACTGCCGGTGCAGCAAGTTTTCTGGAGAGCCAGTGATAGATAAATACTCACGGCGTAGCGAAAAAAGGGTGCATCGGGGATACGGTTGGACCAGGTCCGGGGCGGAGAAAAAAATGTGAGGCCTGTTACCGCCGACGCACTGCTATAGTGGGACGACGGTGGTAAATTAATTACCACCGGTATCCTACTATAGTGGTGCCCCGGCGGTAAAGGCGGCTTAggtttttgctcctccaccccctcaattttctttttggattgaaaaatatatatgaaaattatagaaattttaaaaaataaaatccttcgagatagCCATATGTTATATGTTCTAGTCGTTAGGAAAATTAACAAATATGATTTTCAACTTTTTTCCTTCAAAATGTCGTCGCCGTTCGGTAAAATGGCATTTTACGTTGCATATGACAACCTACGGTGAAAAAGTTATctatatgaaaatgtatctagAGAAAAGTTTTACATCCGAGTGCGACGCTCTCAATGCATTTAGCAAATTTTTTAGAATCGTCAAATTCAAAACGGAAACAGGAGTTTTTGGAGGATGAAAAATTTgatgaaaaataaaaaataaagaaaaaaataCCGTCAACGCACCTCCATATAGTTGGTACACCTGAGATAACCTTTCATATATTTGCACAAACCAGCCTCCTTCTCTTTCACTTCACCTCTCTCTTCCTCTTTCACTTCTCGTCCTCCTCCTTCACTTCTCCGGCCACCTTCTCTTCTCCTCCCTCCACTTTCCCTTCTCCCTACTCCTCTTCTACCTTATTACCTCTCCTCCTTCATCTCCCTCCCTCCGACAAGGACCTTCTCAAGCTACTCACCAGCGACCACCTCCTCGACCTCCCTCCGACGAGCTTCTGCCTCTGGCCGACCTCCCTCTGGTGAGCTTCTCCGACGCGACTACCTCCTCTCACTCCCGCAACCACCTCCTCTCACTCCAACGAACATGGCCACAGTGACAACCATGGTGACAGCGACGACCACGGTGATAGAGGGGCCACGGCCACGACCTAGAACTCGACCTAGATTTAGATTGGACTTTTTTTAAATCTTTGAAAAAATAACGTTGGCGATAAAATGTTACCACCGGCATGTTCCCACCAGCCATAATAAGTGATTTTGGTGCGCCAGGATAAGGCTTTCCCTAGTAGTGAAAACACCATGTCCGCTTCCGTCTTCCTTTTTCAGTGTTACGCGGCATGCATGTGTCGGGAGCCCAATAAACTCCCAAAAAACAAGAAGTGGGCTGGACAAAGTTATGGGTGGCGCCACCTGTTGGCAGTAATTTTGGGATGTCAGTACACTAGTAGGGAAAACGCTATAGGGGCACAACCATTAACAGCAGACCCATCTGAACACACGCAGCTGATATTAGTAGCCGGGGGACACGTAACTGATATACTCATACGTGGCAGCATAGCAGACAGAAAGGCACACGACTACTAGGTGGCCCCCAGATGTACTTAGTTTCGTAATATGCCGGTAGCGCGCACCAATGGAGACACGCGACTGCTATTTTCATACCGGTCACGTCTGTCGCTCTTCACCCACTTTGAATATATTGGGCTGACGGGTGTGGGTGAGCCAAAATACTAGTCACGTGCCTTGTTTTGAGCATGCTGCTATTATCAACTTAATAGAAGTGTGCCGTATTTTAGACATCCcaggtgcatcgacgtcatcttttTCAGTTTTTGAAAAAGAATTcatagaaaatgatagaaaattcaaaacataAAACCTTTAGAGATGGCCATGTGTTATGTCATCTATTTTAAGAAACAATAACAAatatgaattttgatatattatgcaaaatgaggAGATGTTTCAAAAACGGTTATTCTGGTTGTATAAGACATCCGATGAAAAAgttttttatatgaaaatatatctacataaaattttacATTCCACCTACATATGTTAAGAGATTTTTTAGATTCCAAAAAATGAAAAGGAAAACAGagttttttcttgttttttacCAAGaattttttcaggttttagatttccGCGCAAAAAAATGCAAATCTGGAAAATTTCACTTTCCTACTACTACTCCACCCTCTTTCCCTCATTCTCTTACACTTATCCACCtcctcccttcctcctcttccactTCTTCACCCTCATTATCATCCATAGCCaccttctcctctcctcctcttccccATCTCCACCTTCTTTCCATTCTCCTCTTTCACTTATCCACCATCTCCTCTCCGGCAATGACCGACCATCTCCGATGATGGAGACCACCGGCCCTCCTCTCCAGCAACTTGGCCACCTGCTCCTGGGGATGTGACCACCTCCTCCCGGCAACAGCGACTACCTCCTCTTCGGCGACGATGACCACATCCTCCCGCGACGACGGGGACCACCTCCTCCCCCGACGACAACAACAACTTTCTCCCCAATGATGGGCCACTGCCGACGCCTTGCTCTGGTGACCTGCTCCTCTCCTAGATCTCATCAATAACAAGGACtcgattttttttcttttttgtttttaggGTGTTTTGTAGAAAATCACGTGGAGAGCTGGTCGCTGGTCCTAGCTTCATTTTTAAATCGCCAAAAAATAAGGCCGGACGAGAGCCCATGACAAATAACTTATTGGCAGCATACCGGGTGCGCACACGACTAGTACCCGACATACTAGTCGAGTGCCTGGTGCGCACACGACTAGTAGGCCTTACCACGGGTGAGATACCACTAGTGGGCTAGTGCTCATGACTGGTAGCCAAAGTTGGCATGTGACTGGTAGGATTTTCTGTACTAGTGGTAAGAGAATAATTTATGGTATCCCAATAGACCTATCAGGGGTTTTTTTGGGACGTCGGTGGATATGCTCTTACCTAACTTCTACTTCTATTATGTTCCATAGTGGATCAATTTAACAATGAATTGGGATGCATCCTTCAGTGTCAAAGAAAATACACTCGTTAAACATGTGACCTGTTAGGGTTTCCCGAGTGTATTGTCATAACATTTGGTAAAGTAATATTCTAAAATAGTATTTTAATTTTATTGTAAATTATTGTATAATCCACCACTTCTGTGTTGTCCTTATGTTTCGGTTTTCCTTTACCACTTATGGTGATAAATTTGAATTAAAATCACCACTTTGATGCAACAAACAACTATTTACCATGTTCTGAAGATGTTTAAAGGGAAATGCAAATAATACCTTAAATTTGTCATAAGTTATTATTTTGTATAGTCATATTTTTTATATATAAAGATAGGGTAAACATGAAAATTCAATAACCCTGCGGCTGAGACAGGGCCCAAAAATGGAGGCCGCACAAGCAAATCTCTGCCGCCCATCACCTATGTCGGGGCATTTAGGCTGGTAGCAGCCTCAAGGAGCGGCGAAGGGATGGAGTGGCATTGGCTAGGGGATTAGGGTTCCCACATCGATCTCCTAGGGGAGATGACACGAGGGGGTCACACGAGCACTTACCTCCCTACTTACCTTCTGAATAAAAAAGATACTGTCCAAAAGCGGGTTCGTTACTTCCGAACTCCACAGCTTAATGTCATGAGGAAGACCTTAATGGAAATAGGTTTAGCAAAACTGTTTTATAGTGGACGGAGGCCGAACTATATTCAAAACATCTAATGACATAGTTAAGCATAATTAttccaacacacacacacactgaaGGATGCGCGCCCCCGACAGAACATAAACATATATATCTATTCACTGATAAAATCCGAAAAACAATGTACGCACCATGCATGAGACTTGATGGCTGCAGTGAGAGCACGAAAAGCACGTGCATTGCGAGGCTAATTGCTCAAGTCTCGGATTCATAATGTTGTTGTGACAACATAAAAAAAAACTAAAGCTCCCATCGATCTGTCGCGGAGATCTCTTCGGCTTTATGTGTGTTGACGATCGATGGAGCAGCAAACCACATAGAACAACAAGAGAAGCATACATATCTCACGCCAGCACAAAGCAGGGGACGCGCTAGCTGCAACTTTCTTTATTTTGGGCATGAATAACACGGCAGTACTCAGTAGAGCGCGAAGAAAAGCAGCCCGTGTGGGCAAAACAAATTTTATGCAATCATCAGCTTTAGATAGTGGAAATTTGGGACCCAAAATAAACTATCACGTCCATGCGGAAGGACCCTTAGTGACCTGCTATTATATTTCTTTCTTTTGCTTGTTTAGACTTGTAGTGCTCACTCCACATGCCAATTTTTTCTCCAATGGTACTTTCACGTGCTTTCTTGCGCTGGAGACCAAAAGTTTGATCACGACATGACATGAACAAAGGTACTTCACCGTTAATTGCGTGCTCACCTTCTGACTATAAATACACCCTTGGAGCCTCCGGACAAGTTCCATGCCTCAGAAACAAAAAACCAGCTTCGTCCCTCATCTCTGGATCCGATCCCAATTTCAAACCTGAGGCAGCTGCTTGGCCACCTTCTCAGCATCAAAGATGAAGATGTCCAAGGCCCCACAGCTCCTGAAGAAGGCTGCGGCGATGTGCAAGAGCAAGACAAGCGTGCTCGCAGGCAGGCTGCTGGTCCTCGCTGCGCTCCAGCGCCGCAGGATGACATCTGCCACTGTAATCTCTCACAAGATCCATGCGCTCGTTGTGGCTGACCGGCAGAGAATGGACTGCCGCAAGGCACTCATGCTGCAAAACGCCGAGAGGAGACCGGCCGTCATCCATGGTGGTGACATGGCTTCCGATCTCTCTCACCAATTGGCTCTGTTCGGTCAGGAAACTGGTCATGGTGGCTGTCTCGACTGGACACTGCACCCCATCTTC encodes:
- the LOC127302377 gene encoding uncharacterized protein encodes the protein MKMSKAPQLLKKAAAMCKSKTSVLAGRLLVLAALQRRRMTSATVISHKIHALVVADRQRMDCRKALMLQNAERRPAVIHGGDMASDLSHQLALFGQETGHGGCLDWTLHPIFSDDENSYTEDSEDEDDGDVLLDACHDDDDEPSVMDVIRINREVEGLEFNMEEEIDEAADMFIRRFRQQLSKSF